Genomic segment of Ailuropoda melanoleuca isolate Jingjing chromosome 1, ASM200744v2, whole genome shotgun sequence:
attaattgctattttcttccctctttgtgTGTATGTTATGGGAAGTTGGGGGTGAAGGTTGAGTTCACATTTAATTGAGTGGGAATTAGAATCTTAAATCCTAACTAACCCCTTTTGTTCTGCAGCAGTGTTTCTAAATTGGGAATGGGAAATCTGTTTTGCCTCAGTTCACTCTTCTCTCTAATTTCAGGACGGCAAGCTTACCAAGGAGGAGATTGTTGACAAGTATGACTTATTTGTGGGCAGCCAGGCCACAGATTTTGGTGAGGCCTTAGTACGACATGATGAGTTCTGAGCTGCAGACAGAGGAGCCCACGTTTCttcaaaagtaatttatttttacagcTTCTGGTTTCACATGAAATTGTTTGCGCTACTGAGACTGTTATTACAAACTTTAAGACCTGAAAAGGTGTAATGAAAACCATCCCGTccccattcttcctcctctttgagGTACTGGAGGGAACTGTGCTTCTGAGGAACAACTCTAATTAGTACACTTGTGTTTGTAGATTTACACTTTGTATTATGTATAACatggtgtgtttatttttgtatttgttctttggTTGGGAATATGATATGAAGGAGCGGCATCCTCAGCTCATGCTTGTAGGCGAATGTTAGCCCTTCACTCTTTCTCAGCCCTTGCcatataatttttgtaattctGACGGAACTAATTTTTTAAGCCTGAGATCAATAAGAAATGTttaggagggagaaaagggaaaaaatacaccCCACAATTATATTTAGAGAGAAAACACTTAATCTTGCCTGTTGAAAAGTATGTTTCCTAAGTAGTTAGGGGCCACATAATTCCATTCAGTTGCTCTAAGTCCAGCAGTTGATAGTGGCATTATCTGGGCAAGAACAGATCCCTGTGCCATCACAAAGCTTGGCTGAACTTGatttcattcaatttttcttcttcccagtaGGACTAGCTGTTTGCTAATTTTGCCAGGCACAGCTGTGGTGGGAAGAGTTAGGGCCAGTGTCTTGAAAATCAATCAAGTAGTGAGTGTGAGCTCTTTACAGAGCTATACATAGAAACAGCTGGAAAACTAAGGGAAAAATACAAGTGTTTTCAGGGCACACACTTTTTCTGGGTGTGCCTCTGTTTAAGTGCTCAAGACTGTCTTGCCTATTGAATCACTGTAAGTGCCCCGTTCAGCTCCTGTTTCCCCAGGTGTTCCTAGGAATTAATCTTGCTTTCACTGCAGTTAAAATGTACTCCTTCCCAATTATGTCATTTCATCGAAAGTGCCTTTAATGAGAGAAATGATCACTGAATGAGGGTTCTCTTAAGAAACCCtgagatgaaataaaaagattatttggaCCACCTTACATGAAGCTTACAACCTCCCAATGTAttggggtttttgggttttttttccttccctttctctttcagaCAGTGGTTAAATAGCAGTATTAGTTAGGAGCTTGGTTGCAGTGTTCTTATCTTGTGGGCTGGTCTCCAAAAACCACATGCTGCTGAATTTACCAGGGATCCTCATACCTCAGAATGCTAACCACTTACTACCAGGCCTATTTCTGTGTCAGCTGAAGAGCTTGAACTCAGACTGAAAGATGAGAGGGCCTACTGAGAGGACTCTTTGGTTTGAGGACCATTGCTCAACCTTCTTGCCTGTGACCCAtcgccccctctccccactgccccccgaAAAAGTTTATTGTGGATCAGCAGATTGTCAATCCTTGTCAAAGAGAGGGACATTGtagaaagaagaagaagcctTCTGTTCCCAACTCACTTTTCCCATATTTTATGTAACAAGAACTCTGTCTTTTTTGGCCCTTTTCTTACAGATGGACCTCTTTTGAGAAGAATTATTGTATTCCAAACTTTTTTAGCCCTCAGGTTACtaagataaatatatgtatatctaacctttattatttcatatatctCTCTGGATAAACCATTCAGGTGGTGCTGGGTGATTATTATAATCTGAACCTGGGTGTATCCTTTGGTCTTCCATGATCACGCTGAGGTGGACTACTTGGCCTGGTAAAAAGCCGGATTATCACGTAACTTGATCCTGGCCTTTGCATTGAGCTCTTGAGAGTGGATACACTCTTTTTAACCCCCGTGTAGGGGAATGTAAATTCTCTGCTCTCCAGGTTCCCCATTTTTATCATTCAGAAGATCAAAAATGGTAACATCAACCCAGGATTAGAGAGGGCACATCATGAGCTGTGTGGCGGCAGAGCCCCGCAGCTCACTAGCTGCAGAGAACCCAGGCCTGATGTGAAAGTTATGCACTTAGAAAGCAAACCTGCATATGCTGAAATGGCAACTTCTGGATGCCGGGTGCTCAGCAGCAAGCGTACTCTAATCTCCAGTGACACCCCTGGATCCTCTTTTTGGTTTAAGTCAAGCCCGAGGCTGGTGAACAGTAGCTACACACCCACATTGTGTGTTCTGTGAATGCTAGCTCTCTTGAATTTGGATACTGGTTATTTTTTATAGAGTGTAAACCAAGTTTTATATTCTATAATGCAAACAGGTACCTATCTGTTTCTAAATAAAACTGTTTACATTCAGTGTGGGGTATGCGTatgtcctttcttctcctaagAAATGGAATTCTTGCTTACAATGATGGGTGCtataaaatgtcaagaaaaggTGGTCTCCTGTGGTCTCCTTACCATATTCCCTCCCCATCTCAGAGAAGTTCGGCCTTCTCCCAGATTAGctattccttctttatttctgaaatcttCTGGCATCTTTCTCACTACAGCTGTAacccttctttgctttctttgggcCATTTAACTGGAGAGGAGTCCAGCTGCTCATTACATAATTTTCTGATACCAAACACAAGCCATTCCTGAATGTACACACAACATTTATCTTGACTTTTACTTCAAAAAGGCTCTTTTTCagagggtgcagagggaaagcATAAAGTATAAAGTAAAACAGTTTTTTGAACATTTTGGTATAGTTTATAAATGGTATTAAGATAGACACAGTCATTTTGAGAACATGAAGGGAATTAACGGTTTACTAAATAATGCAGCTTAAGACAGATATATAGGTTTAGCCAAGTTGGGTGGGGAACACCTGGAATAATCCACGCTGGCGGGGCTTCTGGACACGGCTGTCCCTGCCCAACTGTAGGATTATTGTCAGTGTGGGCATAAAGAAGTTCTTCCAAACTCGTGTTTTGGGCCTCCtcaaggttttggttttttctttatatctttccGATTTCTAAGGTGTTTAAGTTTGTTCTAATTCAGAATGTATCATCTCAGAGCAGATcctcagtaggaaaaaaaattacaaaaaaggaaGATAATTATTATCCATACGCTGAAAAATCAGCCATACTCCTTTAAAGTTGCCTCATACGTGCTCAGTTCTCCGGATGCTATGAAGCCGCCTAGGAGTAGAAATTGAGGATCGTTGACAAAGCCTTCGGAGTGGTCTGAAGTAGACCCCGTTGaaacaataggaaaatgaaaagttggCTCCCCTAATTGCTATTATACCCTTcccatctttttcttcatttaatagtttgatttttgagagagaaagaagaaatttcccTAAATGTAAAATCCTAGTTGCTACAAATAAGCCAGTATGGCTCCTTAGTTGGGGCCAACTTGACTGGGCGAGACAGTAGAGACTTCTGTTTTCTGGGAGCTGGACATTTCAGAATCATCTGTCATGGACTTCCCACACACCATCTCCATGATGCAGGCTCGGAACTAGAAGGAAAGGGCAGAATTGGAGATAGCCCCTTGCAGACCAGTACAGAGGAGGTGACGTcaagaaatgggggggggaagagatCTCATTCTTTGTATCCCCAAAGCCTTGTGCAATGCCTTATACCCAGTATCTCTtaacgtgttttttttttcttttaaaagatttatttattagagaacgggcgggggtgggtgggcagagagagagagaaacagactccatgctggcaTGAATCCggacgcagggctctatcccagctacccggagatcatgacctgaggcgaaggcagacgcgaGCTCCCCGGGTGCCCCTTCTCAGGCGGTTTTGAATATATCTCCCCGATCCTTAGAGCTACTCCTAGGTCTACAGTAATAATCCCTACACACTTTGGCTCAGAGGCTTCACTGTTGGGAAAACTCAAAGCAGCACCTGCCTCTTCAAAACACTCAAGTCCTACCAGAGtaggcctgccccccaccccgccattaTTAGAGGGTGCTCCCGATTGGAACGAATTTCCATCCAGAGGTTTTGACTCCGTCTCTATGGACTGAGGAAACAAAATAGCTATTAATAATTCTCAAAGCAGGGAGTTTGCCCTGTAAGACAAGAACTCTCCTAGATTTATCCAAGGTTGGGTTTTTATTAGCTCAGATACAGGATTTGGGATAGGAGGCCACTTGGTACCTTCAGATAAGCTGTGTTAGAAATTTGTGCGTGTGTTGTGATTTCTGTGCTTTGCATATGCTCCTGCAGGCTGGAAGTTGGAAGGGAAAGGATTAAGAAATGGTGAAATGGAAGGACTAGGAATTTAGGGGAATGATCTATtagtttttcaagaaaataaaacgcTTTCATTCTCATCCTGCCCTTTGGAGCAACCTGATTTTTATAGCTCAAGTTCTGTTTTCTCTGGGTTCTATTACCTTGTCTGGATGAGCACACCTGTCTCCCTGTGCTAACCAAGGGCTTCCCTTGTTCACCCCTAGACACCGTTTGAGTAGGGTCCAAGGTGCTTTGAATCAGAAGTCGTCGGTGAGAAGAGAACCAGGTCTTATGAACTGGATGGAGCCTCATAGGAATGTGAATAGAGAGCTTTACCTGCTTATTCATGAAGCAGTAGATGATGGGGTTGTAGACACAAGCACTCTTGGAGAAGAAGGCAGGAATGGTGACAAGCCGTAAGTCCAGCCCGTGGTTCCGGTTGTTGACCATATACATAGCCATTGCGGCATAGGGCGTGTAACAGAGACAAAAGGatcccaccatcaccaccaccatacGGCTCACCTCCCGCTCGGCCTTCTGGGTTGAAGCGGACTCCTGTTGCTGGGCTGCAACCTGGGCAGAGCACGGAGAAACGTTCTCTTCTCCCTGGCCCTCGACTCCCGTATCTCCACCCTTCTACCACGGAGGCATCCACTCCGGTCGCCTCTCTTCTGTCTCAGCTTCTGGCCTAGTGCCTCTCGCTCTCCTTCCCTGAGGAAGGGGGGGATGGAGACGGCTCTCTGGTCTGTGACATCGGAAGGGATCGCTTGCATCTCTTCGCACACATTTGAGCAGAGAGGACCCCGCCCTACTCACACCATTTcatactccctgcccccacttcttTCACTGCTTTTAGATAGCCCCTCTACGTGGCTGTGGACATTTCCAGATGTCTTCTGTTCAGAAGCACTCACCATTCTTCCCTCTCATCTGGAGGCCCCTGGCGCCCTCCTCCCTGACCCTCACAGAAATCACTCACCGCCCTGAGGGCTCCCAGCAGCTGTGAGTAGGAGAAGCAGATGAGGGAGAGAGGCACGATGAAGCAGGAGATGAAGAGGAACCAGGTGTAGTACTCGCTGCGGTACTTGGTGCCCACGGTGTACCAGTCGGGGCCGCAGGAACACTGCAGGCCCTCAGGGATGTACCTGCAAGGGACCAAGCGCTCACCCACTGGACAAGCAGCTGCCCACTGCGAGGCTCACGCAAGAATGAGCGCAGTGGGAGCGGAGATTCCTGGACCCTACTTAGAACTCAGAGGACACTCAAGGACTTCACGAGCAGGGGCGGTTTCTGTCCTTACCAGCTGAGGCCGTAGCAATTCCAACTGCAGGATAGACGTTAGCACTTGACTCCCACAGCCTTTGCCCTCACCTACTCCGCTAGCTTTTTTAAAGTggaagtcaggggcacctgggtggcacagtcagttaagcatctgacccttggtttcggctggggtagtgatctcagggtcgtgagatcgagccctgcactgggctctgtgttcagggcagagtctgcttaaggctccctctctctctgcccttccctgacccctgtgtgctctctctctctaaaataaaaaatttaaaaaataaaggtcaaaGACTAAGGTTATACCCAACTCTTTCCACCCACAGCAGCCCATACTCCTAGCTCAGCAACACTGCCCTACACTCTCACCGGCTCCAGCCAAAGAAGGGTGGGATGGAGACGCCAATACCGATGGTCCAGGTAGCCAGGACCACCATCAGCGCGTGCTTGGAGGTGAAGCGGAAGTTGCCGAAGGGCTTACAGATGACCATGTAGCGCTCAAAGGCCAGGAAGGCCAGTGACCAGCCTGTCACCAGACCTGTAGTGAAACGTGAGGGTCATTGGGGTAGACCGCCCCACCCAGCCTGGCAGACAGAGTGGAGTACAGATGGTGGAGCAAGCATGGGGGATGAGGGAGTTGGACTGGTGGTTGCTGAGGAGTTTGGGATTGGGTCAAACTTCTAGTCCCAGCTGCTTTGTACCCAATGATGGAGAGCACCAAGCTCCTTTTCCCCAGGTTCCTCGTTAGGGGCCCACTCTAACCCAACAGTCTTGTCCCTGGTTCCAATCCTGGAGCAGTCCTTTGTCTCTCCCGCCCAGTCTCCTTCCCCTGTAGTACCTGCCGTAGAGCCCAGGAAGGCCTCCAAAGCACAAACATGGCGGCCAAAGATGAAATATCCATGACAGCTGGCGATGAAGACAGTGGAGACTGAGATGCAGTAGACGAAGCCCGCCAGGGACACATTGACCAGAATATAGTTGAGTGGCTGTCGCAGCTTTCTGTAGCGCAGCGTGGCCACTAGCACCGTGGCATTGAGTGGCGTCCCTGCAAAGAAGACGAAGCCCATGAAGACTGCCTGGAGGCGGAAGGCCCAGATAGGGCCAATGTGGTACTGAGGCCCATCCCATGGCCCCACCAAGGAGATGTTCTTGAACAGATAAAACTCCTCCTCCCCTGACATCTTACTCATGGGATGTCCCCCAGGCTCTCTGGTTCCTCTTATAGATTACCTTCTCAccaccccttctcccccccaACAAAGCCCCTTTGGGGAAAGGATGGCCCCTGGAGCCTTTTGGGCTCCGTGAATGATCAGTACTGATCCTAAGCCTCCTAAAGACAAAGTTTGAGATTAGAGATGTCCAAGCCCCCACCTAAACCTCCTTTCGTGGCCCCAAAGCCGATTGTGTGTTCTTGACCGGATAAAAACACTGGGCTCAAAGAATCAACATGCAGGGCTTGCTGGGTGCTGGAATGAATAGGAATCGGCTCGCTGCAGCCCGGGGGTGCTGACCCATATTTAGCAGAGATGCGTCCACcactttctctgtgtgtgtgtgtgtgtgtgtgtgtgtgtgtgtgtgtcctttgaATGGTACTATTGAGGGTATGCCTTTCGGTTTGGCTTCTGGCGCACCTCCATCCCTATACGTTTCTGTGCCCATCTTCTTTGTGGAAGGTGCCCCCTAAGTCTCCCTTTCCAGAGATCTTGGGCTCACAGCCAGCCTGGGGGGCAGCCTCGGGCCACAGAAGGGGCAGAGAATGGGGAGCACCCTGGGTGGGAGCACCTTAGTGAACAGCCTTCACAGATCAGTACAGGGCAACTGGACAATGCTTGAAGTCTAAGGCCTCCCTggctgcctctgtttcttcatgtcGTCTACCCAGGGAGGTTTGCTGCTCAGACGCACCCCTCCCAGCCAGGCTGAGGTTGGTTTGCTTGCCGGCTCCACCTTGAGCTCAGCAGTGCCCAAGTCGCCACCGTCGTGCCCTGTCTGCCCTCAAGTCCTGCCCGGCTCTCACAGCCGGACTCAAGACCTCTTCTGTGCAGCGCACCCAAGGGCCAGCTCTGCCCTAAGCTCTGCCCTGTGGAAGTGTCCCCTCCCCACCGTGAGCGCAGAGATAATGCGACGCGCTTTACATACAGGTAAGGGAAAGTGAAAGGATGGCCCCTGGTGGCACAATTGTTTGTATCACATGAATCTCCCACAgggaaaaattataaacaaaatatgaaaaacagctCCTGGAAAGTGCTCTAAAGTATCCCAAAGCAGGCAGCAACGGAAAGGACCCAATCCTTGAATGAAAGGAGCCATCTACCCATACATGGATTATTGCCTGAGAGCACTCCCAAGTCTAGCCGGCAAGGGGCAGCTGGAACTCCAGTGGAAAGTGCCAGCCTTCATGCCCCGAAGAGTCAGAGGACAGAGTCTGGGGCTCCAGAGAAGCTGAAGATGGAAAGTGGGTCTCCTGGAAGGAAGGGCACCCCAGAAGAGGAAGTCTTCCTGTCAACAGGCCAACTCCCATCCAGTCCTAGGCTGCCTGACGAGCTGTGCAAGAAGGGACGTCCAAGGAGCCCAGCAACGGCGGGAGCCGGAGTTCTGGAAGCTGAGCAGAGCTTCAGGCTGCTATTTAGGACAGCAGAGAAAGAGTCTGATTTCACCAAGTGAGAGGAACGGGACAAACCCTTCTTGCTTTCCATTTGAAACTCCCAAAGGCCACACCTTAGGACTAAAATCCTTGTCCCTTGAATTCTGAGCTAGAAAGGCTCAAAGGAGGCCTGCCAGCCATTTGTGAGAGACTGACGTGTctgcacacacgcgtgcacacagacacacacaccccacagacGCTCACCTGCAGGTAGGACCCCGGCAGAGACCCAGCTAAGTGCCAGGATTGCAAGGCCACTCGGTCTCCACTAGGTTGCCTGGGTCAGCTGGTCCTCTGCCCCGGGTAGGCTCTGATGACCAGGGCCAGAGGCCATCCCTGAGGCCGTGTGAACGCTACctctgggcagggcctggggcccgTTGGCCTGTGCTGAGTGGAGCGGGTCAGCCTCTGCTGTCTTCAGGCCTCTGCTGACGTGCCCACGTCTGTAAATGGGTCTGCGCTTGGGCTGCCAACCCAGCTGGTGTGGGCAAAAGACACCCCACGGCCCTCTCACTGGCACTCCCCAGGCCAGGCGGCTGCCCCCTTGGCCTCTCCTAGGTCCATCCGAAAACCTTTCCAAACAGTCCCTTCCCATCTTATTCTACCAAcatcagaggggagaggggtagtgGGCCCAAGGTGGGAGCAGCCCAGCCCCAGGTAAGATGGGGCAGATGCCCAGGGCCCGGGGGTGAGCCTGGGGTGGTGGACAGCTCGGGCCAAAAAAGAGCCTGACCCAAGTATAGACTCTTCTAGGTACCAACACGGGACAACACATTTTCAGAGTCAGCGAAGTCGTGGAGTAGGGAGCAGGAAGATTTTCAGGAGGGTACATGGGATAAAGGTGGAGGGTGATGGCATAAACACTGAAGACGCTTTAAGTACATTGAACATATACAGGTCCTTTTCGGGTTTAAAGTTGCTTTGTTAATTTAGGAACATGATAATATACTAAGGCTTTACAGAAGATTATGTTAGGTATATTTAGATGAGGATTTCTCCACCTCTACACTAGTGATCTGTTGATCAGACGattctttgctgggggagggggcgcggcTGTCTTGTGTATTGTACGATGTTTAACAGCGTTCCTGGCCACTACCCACCGGACGCCAACGGCACCAGCACCACCTCAGTCATGATGACCGAAAATGGTTCGAGACACAAATATCGCCTGAGAGGCAaaaccaccccctgcccccttcccctccagttAAAAAAACTACTGACTTAGATTTGGACGTATGAATGTCcagaaccaaatggaaaaaacAGCCAAGAGgaaatttgtttttccagtcATTCTAACTGTCTACAAAAgggggattttttaaagatttattttctcattgtatttatttatttttaaagattttatttgacacgcacacagagagaaagagagagcacaagcagggagagccgcaggcagaggaggagggagaagcaggctccccgctgagcaaggagcctgatgtggggactcaatccctggaccctgagatcatgacatgagctgaaagcagacacttaaccaactaagctacgcaggtgcccctatttttccattttagagagagagagagagagagagtctggggaggagcagagggagagagagaatcccaagccgactctgcgCTGGGGACAAGGGCTGATgcaggcagggctcgatccaacGACCCTGAGGTCGTGATccaagctaaaaccaagagtcagatgctcaatcaaccgactgagccacgcaggagccccaaAAAGAGGATACTTTTTGAATAGTTTTagcatttggggttttttttttcctgttctttttaggagtttattcatttatactcccACTTTTCCAGAAATAGTTTAAGGGAAGTTTGTGGGAATATATGGGACACTAACAAGAAGTCATGAATCAAATGTAggagcaaaagaagaagaaaaagaacaacagtgGGGAGTTCAAACGTCAGGAATTAAATTGAAATGTGACCACCCATTCATGCTTTCAAGCAGCTACACATTTATGTAATTCCGTGTCCAAGAAGTAAATGCAAACCAACTGTTCTTGGGGTTATGACAGACAAAAATGCCTCCCTAGGGACTACACAAAGGAGACGTTGGTGTGATATAATAAACAATGTCTTCAGGAACATTCCCGAATGGACAGAACACCCAGTTTCACAGGAATGGGTATACTCCTGACGACTGCCCCTCACTATGGACTCGACACAAAGCATTATTCAGAGTTGGACATAAACCAGAACCAGAGCTCCGCTGGGCTGCTCTGATCCAGAGGACATTTAGGCTCTCCGGAGGCTTGAAATACATTTCCCTTTGCCCTCTCCAATCAttgcttctctctgcctagaTTTCcataatttaatttctgtttttgagtGGATTATAGATATGTCCAGGACTGAATACTCAAAAAGTACTGAAGAATATACAGTGAAAAATCAGCTTACTTCCCCCCCAGTTCCCCTGTCCCAAGGCAACCAGTGTTGGCTTTTGCTGTGTTGTTGATACATAGGAGGTGGCAGTGACCTTGAGATGATGTGTTGTGACAATGTTGTCTGTTAAAAACTGACCCAGAAGGGTTCTCCAGACAAATGATAGATAAGAGAAAGGTCTACTCGCTGACGTGGAGATAAGAGAAAGGTCTACTCGCTGACGTGGATGTGAGGAATCGTCAAAGGATTTGCCTGACTGAGAGCCGCCCTCtcttggaaggaaagggaggaagctCCTAGAAGTAGAGCCACGGTTCTCCCCAGAGAATTCCATCTATGGCTTGTTAAACGCAGAGACAAACAAGTCATTGAGGGCCTAAAGTCCTAGTGCCCACAACAAGGCCACAGTAATTCTAGCCTTAGAGGGGAAAGTGTATGGTAGGGTGCCAATGGCATGCCACCAGAgcggcatttttttccccagacccCTGCCATCCTGGAGGCATCAGGCCATGTGCAGGGCTGTTTCATAGCTGTCTCAACGGTGAAGAAGGGATTCCTGG
This window contains:
- the OPN1SW gene encoding short-wave-sensitive opsin 1 isoform X1, coding for MSKMSGEEEFYLFKNISLVGPWDGPQYHIGPIWAFRLQAVFMGFVFFAGTPLNATVLVATLRYRKLRQPLNYILVNVSLAGFVYCISVSTVFIASCHGYFIFGRHVCALEAFLGSTAGLVTGWSLAFLAFERYMVICKPFGNFRFTSKHALMVVLATWTIGIGVSIPPFFGWSRYIPEGLQCSCGPDWYTVGTKYRSEYYTWFLFISCFIVPLSLICFSYSQLLGALRAVAAQQQESASTQKAEREVSRMVVVMVGSFCLCYTPYAAMAMYMVNNRNHGLDLRLVTIPAFFSKSACVYNPIIYCFMNKQFRACIMEMVCGKSMTDDSEMSSSQKTEVSTVSPSQVGPN
- the OPN1SW gene encoding short-wave-sensitive opsin 1 isoform X2, whose product is MLNEGEGTPLNATVLVATLRYRKLRQPLNYILVNVSLAGFVYCISVSTVFIASCHGYFIFGRHVCALEAFLGSTAGLVTGWSLAFLAFERYMVICKPFGNFRFTSKHALMVVLATWTIGIGVSIPPFFGWSRYIPEGLQCSCGPDWYTVGTKYRSEYYTWFLFISCFIVPLSLICFSYSQLLGALRAVAAQQQESASTQKAEREVSRMVVVMVGSFCLCYTPYAAMAMYMVNNRNHGLDLRLVTIPAFFSKSACVYNPIIYCFMNKQFRACIMEMVCGKSMTDDSEMSSSQKTEVSTVSPSQVGPN